In the Harmonia axyridis chromosome 3, icHarAxyr1.1, whole genome shotgun sequence genome, one interval contains:
- the LOC123676806 gene encoding endocuticle structural glycoprotein SgAbd-2-like codes for MKYIISALCCIAVAVADRLDNVYLPPTNSRTAGGTGNILKTPFNQGSLLPGRQFFSGNSEAPQTGNTYGAPQPSSIKSFSAGPTQPPAAILRFNNDNNGEGAYQFDFETENKIYQQESGQLKNAGTDQESNAVQGSYSYVGQDGQTYTVNYVADEEGFRATGDHLPVAPEIPAEIQKALEQNAADEARGIVDDGQYRPDPSEGINRQYSSSNVQGGYQQQGGYQQQQQQQAGYKY; via the exons ATGAAATAT ATTATCTCCGCTTTATGCTGCATCGCAGTAGCCGTGGCCGATAGGCTAGACAATGTCTATCTCCCCCCCACCAATTCCAGGACTGCCGGAGGAACCGGAAATATTCTAAAGACTCCCTTTAATCAAGGTTCGTTGTTGCCCGGACGCCAGTTCTTTTCCGGAAACTCGGAAGCTCCCCAGACCGGAAATACTTACGGAGCACCACAACCATCTTCGATTAAAAGTTTCTCAGCCGGTCCAACTCAACCTCCTGCAGCCATTTTGAGATTCAACAATGATAATAATGGGGAAGGAGCATACCAATTCGA CTTCGAAACCGAGAACAAAATCTACCAACAAGAATCTGGACAACTGAAGAACGCAGGAACAGACCAAGAGAGCAATGCTGTTCAAGGATCCTACTCTTACGTTGGCCAGGATGGTCAAACCTACACCGTCAACTACGTAGCTGATGAGGAAGGTTTCAGAGCAACCGGTGATCATCTTCCTGTTGCTCCTGAAATTCCTGCTGAGATACAGAAGGCTCTTGAACAGAACGCTGCTGATGAAGCTAGAGGTATCGTTGATGATGGTCAATACAGGCCAGATCCTTCTGAGGGAATCAACAGGCAGTATTCTTCATCGAATGTCCAAGGAGGTTACCAGCAGCAAGGAGGTTACCAGCAACAACAACAACAGCAAGCTGGTTACAAATACTGA